Within Carettochelys insculpta isolate YL-2023 chromosome 21, ASM3395843v1, whole genome shotgun sequence, the genomic segment gttggagattaggaaaaacttgataactgtcagggtagctaaacactggaataaattccatagggaggttgtggtatCTCCATCATTAGGAATAGTTACGAGTAgggtagacaaacacctgtcagggatgatctctACGGGGAAGCAATCCATGCAGGTGCCATGCTcccttcactcccattggccgaaacatggccaatgggagtggcagggaatGGTGCCAGTGGGGAACACGTCCCTGCACCACGTAGTGCTGCATGAAGCCCCTCTCTCCCTGGAGCTGCGCCACACCGCCATCCCCTGCCCCTTTCTGTCCAGACCCTGAACCACAAACCCCTCTGTGCCCTCTCTCCCAGGCCCCCCATtagggttccctctaactttttccatccatcagGGAATAACTTTTGTGGTGTGCACTAAGGcctatggggatgtgcaccaccagtagaaacatgctggtggctgtggatgctgtgggcgctctgctaatcagctgggtgacacctgaatctttgctgggtggctgcctaagcactcagcttacaggaaacattgcCCCCATCCCTGCTACTGCATCCCCCTTCCAGACCACACACCCCCactgtgctcctgcccccacaccttccacactccccactccagcccactcctgcacctctgtCCAATTCCCCCACCcaacctgcttctgcaccctcccgtacacccagacccccatcctgctctACATTCCCTTCCAAATTTCCCCCcgccagcccactcctgcaccccacttcctgtCCAGATCACCCAGCCCAAGCTCACTCCTGCCCCCTATCTCCTGCTCAGACTCCCACATCCCCCcgccagcctgctccctggcagccccctcccatgcactcaacccctcatttttggcctcactCCAGAGCCTAGGTGGGGCTCCCACAAAGTCTACTTGCTCCAGTCTCCCTAGGCTCTGGAGTAGAGCTCGAGGGTAGTGAGGTGAATGTCTTTTATTTCCACTTTTCAGTTGGGAGCCACATATGGGAGTGGGGGTTATTTAATGTATTTACTTAGCTTCTCGCTGGCATGAGCCCCCGAGCTGTTTTCTGTGGGACAATGGTCCTGGATCCAACAAAGGTTCACCCACTCCTGGTGGCACTTGGTCCCAccatgagcgcaggggactggacttgatgtcctctcAGCGTTCCTTCCTGTTCTAGGGTTCTGTGTCCCTTCACAACGCCTGCTCATAGCAAAGCGGGTCCcgccttccctctccccagcgtGATGGGGCCAGGCTGCTTAGAGATTTTTCACCACTTCCTGGCTTAATTTGTGTTCTTAACTTGGGCATCGTCCCCTTCTTCACCACTCCCTCCCCCGACAACCCTACCCCCAGGTGGCCAGCGAGCAGCCTGGAAGACACCACCATGCTATGGCTGTGATACTGATCACATTACTGTGTGTTTCAGCAGTGGGCATCCACCTGAGTGGACATCCTTCCACCTTGGCAGCCTGCCCCGTACAGGGGGCATCACACGCACCCAGAGGGGATGAGCGCAGTCCAGCTGGGAGACCCCTGCGCGGAAGCCACTGCAGGGCGAGTCCATCTCTTGGGAAAGCAGCAAAGTCCTGTCCTTCTAACACACGTCGCAGCATCTGTGGGTTATTCTTGGCCGTTACCAGTGTGTAATGACTGCGAAGAGGATCTGCAgggccatggagaagcagggcagctgggccacGCTGTAGGCCACCGAGCGGGTGGGAGCTTTCAGCTGCAGCAGATAGGCCGTGGTGTGAACTATCCGCCCCATGCAGAAGATCAGGAAGTGGACCCTGGCCAGGAGGGGATTGGGATCCAGCAGTGAGTAGATGGCCCCaaggaagaggaaggggaaaatgTTCTCCATGTCATTGCGATGGGCCCTGGAAATGCAAACGGGACAGTTCAGGCTTATGGGGCTGCCTTGGAGTCCAGACCCTCCCACCAACCACTCAACTGGCCagttcttctcccctcccacccatacaCAGCCCCACTGGTGGGGaggaaaaggggcagttgctctggAGCCTGGACActcaaaaggacctggggctcccaggtgctGCTATCACAGgagcagcggcagctggagctgggggccctTTAATTTGCCACTGGAGCCCTGTGTGGCGCACTCCAAACAGCTCTGAagtccagccctgcagctgctgcttggtgCCCCACCTCTTCTGAGGACACAGACCCACATCCctttgcacaggggcctggcaaCGCCAATCCGCCCATGTTGCTGTCCCTGCCTTTCTGGGCTGGGTGGCCTCTCCCATGGTAGCCCCTTAGGAGAGCTCCAGAACAGGATGGATGGGTTACTGGCAGGAGGAATGCCACTGAGGAAGCTTGTCAGCCAAACAATGAAAAGTCACCAAGATTTTCAGGGGTGCCTGGTACCCAACCCCTGCTGGATTGCAGTGGGAGTGAGGCATCTTATTCTCTCAGCCAGTGGCTTTAAAGCAAGGGTTCTCGATGAAAAACAACACAGGGGAAAACCCCACAAAAGGGCTGCACTAGGACACCCAGGGGGCTGTAGAACCTATCGAAAGAGGCAGTTTTCCCAGTGAAGCAGTCCCCACCCCGCAGGGAAGAGTCGGTGAAACAAGGACAAAGCAGTCATTTCTAGAAACTGGGGAAACCAAAACCCTGGCTGTCTACGTCAGCACACAGATGTGTGCGTAACTCTTCCCAAACTTCCCAGGACGTgccaaaagaaaactgaagacCATCCAAGCCTGTATTGACTTT encodes:
- the PTGES gene encoding prostaglandin E synthase; the protein is MMENEVFASFTFYSTILILKMYVLAIITGQVRLRKKAFANPEDALRNGGLQYYREDPDVERCRRAHRNDMENIFPFLFLGAIYSLLDPNPLLARVHFLIFCMGRIVHTTAYLLQLKAPTRSVAYSVAQLPCFSMALQILFAVITHW